A stretch of the Aspergillus puulaauensis MK2 DNA, chromosome 6, nearly complete sequence genome encodes the following:
- a CDS encoding MARVEL domain-containing protein (COG:S;~EggNog:ENOG410PSVR;~InterPro:IPR008253;~PFAM:PF01284;~TransMembrane:4 (i7-31o43-66i73-95o115-138i);~go_component: GO:0016020 - membrane [Evidence IEA]): MPKLDFPLFYILRGVQAIFALIVLGITGHVVNRVYGQSDTVNFMLFNGVWSLFIVVPYSILTPIFVPALAHRFALVAVDAVTMIFWFAGFIALAADIGDPQRCSKVPLCREMQAATAFGAFNWVLFLATTVLNALGALRRDPAPGSQPPTAHVP; this comes from the exons ATGCCAAAACTCGACTTCCctctcttttatattctGCGGGGCGTCCAAGCCATCTTCGCCCTTATCGTTTTGGGCATAACCGGCCATG TTGTGAATCGAGTCTACGGCCAATCTGATACAGTCAATTTCATGCTATTCAACGGCGTATGGTCACTCTTTATCGTCGTTCCCTATTCCATCCTGACGCCAATCTTCGTCCCCGCACTTGCCCACCGTTTCGCTCTCGTGGCTGTAGATGCAGTCACCATGATATTCTGGTTTGCTGGTTTCATTGCCCTAGCTGCCGACATTGGAGATCCTCAACGTTGTTCGAAAGTTCCCCTATGCCGAGAGATGCAGGCTGCCACAGCTTTTGGGGCCTTCAACTG GGTTTTGTTCCTAGCCACAACCGTTCTGAACGCGCTTGGCGCTCTTCGAAGAGATCCTGCGCCTGGCTCTCAACCTCCTACTGCTCATGTGCCTTGA
- a CDS encoding WD repeat protein (COG:S;~EggNog:ENOG410PN9H;~InterPro:IPR036322,IPR037588,IPR015943,IPR019775, IPR001680;~PFAM:PF00400;~go_component: GO:0031931 - TORC1 complex [Evidence IEA];~go_component: GO:0031932 - TORC2 complex [Evidence IEA];~go_function: GO:0005515 - protein binding [Evidence IEA];~go_process: GO:0031929 - TOR signaling [Evidence IEA]) produces MGRDSLNSRNSITSTLLGSDDPSMIKESEDLLSKFIRGASNEARDAFLQPQNTGSPVTNLATERSKARVKIPRGNIQLRPQSNSRPTEHVPPKAPANPASMTKRTVTLPSPRRKPPSSQRKQAAQSPSPDSDVPLPGSAVIRRSGRSRAGPTNYYEKFPLLNSEDEGKVQKIKTVPIPRGPLRCPRYGIPSTTPQPPASRISRQQNTSFSSLFQQRELGAHSNRQLYSQFTGGFKVSKAWKGASNDVVSLAWSPDGTRFAAGATAQCDEHMMAYNRKNNLLFGNLTNSELCELPDHCIPRPGGTGSASHVVNDSRLFMSVTAVQWFEDTLYTASYDHTVKLWDTSRGKATCHKTLKHDSKVIVMARSNFAENILATGTHMIGYWDTNDAEYTALELPRARSRKEIELVPTSIAWGSSHATKDYLLAGMSDKEDGVAQYGLLAAFRFRESSVGPEYFSPNSQNVFDVAWHPTLPIFGAACTAGQQVTRGTRSVVNIYEPLRLKSRVLELDCPALDMNEVTFCPANTNYVSTSCTDGVTYVWDMRNCGEIVHKLKHGAPLNQLDETVPREQADTGVNMQLWGSTSDQLYTGASDGVVKRWNILRAPDDVLVEDTAALNEGIMCGAFSPDQSNLLIGDVSGGVHLLSNSPFCPDDAPAFIFKESPHCVEQEPDPDSGVRAAQDLVSSGQIEIHPVFGPGKGPHYKGPFAAWARPIGTSPEPERVASTQLADYYTVRQLCGMPPQYREGLKPEAREEVEGHITLATVRNQMRGRNKRRNPEAVVIKTECVDEHDFIDLCSDEGVDEPAYKISPKRRQPVISTPDSVTIEVIDLTGDSDMEDFASSQTSSLRCSRRGGGSVRPAILDDHELEDDYWWPDSSTINPNFSE; encoded by the coding sequence ATGGGAAGAGACTCTCTTAATTCTCGAAATTCTATAACCTCGACTCTCCTAGGGTCGGATGACCCCTCCATGATCAAAGAGTCAGAAGATCTACTCTCGAAGTTTATAAGAGGGGCATCTAATGAGGCACGAGATGCCTTCCTGCAGCCTCAGAACACGGGGAGTCCAGTCACCAACTTAGCGACCGAGAGATCAAAAGCCCGAGTGAAGATACCCAGGGGAAATATTCAATTACGCCCGCAAAGTAACTCACGGCCAACCGAGCATGTGCCACCAAAAGCTCCTGCCAATCCGGCGTCGATGACCAAGCGAACAGTTACATTACCGTCACCCAGGAGAAAGCCACCGAGCTCGCAAAGAAAGCAGGCAGCCCAATCACCATCGCCTGATAGTGACGTACCACTACCAGGGTCCGCGGTGATACGACGCTCTGGTCGTTCAAGAGCTGGCCCCACCAATTACTACGAGAAATTCCCCCTGCTTAAtagtgaggatgaggggaaAGTGCAAAAAATCAAGACCGTGCCAATCCCGAGGGGTCCGCTACGGTGCCCCCGTTATGGTATCCCTTCTACAACACCCCAACCCCCTGCGAGCAGGATTAGTAGACAGCAGAATACCTCATTCAGCAGTCTGTTCCAACAGCGGGAATTGGGTGCACACTCGAACCGGCAACTATATTCGCAATTCACTGGTGGTTTCAAAGTGTCAAAGGCATGGAAGGGTGCTTCGAATGATGTTGTTTCTCTAGCATGGTCACCCGATGGGACCAGATTCGCAGCAGGTGCTACCGCACAATGTGATGAGCATATGATGGCGTataatagaaaaaataatCTCCTGTTCGGAAATCTCACCAACAGTGAACTATGTGAGCTGCCAGACCACTGCATACCACGTCCCGGAGGTACCGGCTCAGCAAGCCACGTTGTGAATGATTCTCGTCTTTTCATGAGTGTTACTGCTGTGCAGTGGTTTGAAGACACGTTATATACTGCCAGTTATGACCACACCGTTAAACTATGGGATACTTCAAGAGGGAAAGCTACGTGTCATAAGACCCTGAAACACGACTCGAAGGTGATTGTTATGGCACGTTCGAACTTCGCTGAAAATATATTGGCTACGGGGACGCATATGATTGGATATTGGGACACCAATGATGCTGAATATACAGCACTCGAATTACCACGTGCGAGGTCAAGAAAAGAGATTGAGTTGGTACCGACATCAATTGCATGGGGGTCTAGTCACGCAACAAAGGACTACCTCCTCGCAGGAATGTCCGATAAGGAAGATGGTGTCGCTCAATATGGACTTCTTGCTGCATTCCGTTTTCGGGAATCATCCGTCGGCCCTGAGTACTTTTCACCAAATTCACAGAATGTTTTTGATGTTGCCTGGCACCCCACCTTACCCATATTTGGGGCAGCTTGCACTGCGGGTCAGCAAGTTACCCGGGGCACCCGGTCCGTTGTGAACATCTACGAGCCATTGAGACTCAAGTCTCGGGTTTTGGAGCTTGATTGTCCAGCTTTGGACATGAACGAAGTGACGTTCTGTCCGGCTAATACAAACTATGTTTCCACTAGCTGTACAGACGGAGTCACGTATGTCTGGGATATGCGCAACTGTGGCGAAATCGTTCACAAGCTCAAACATGGAGCTCCCTTGAATCAACTGGATGAAACGGTTCCTAGAGAACAAGCAGATACCGGCGTCAACATGCAGTTATGGGGCTCCACATCTGACCAGTTGTATACAGGCGCTTCAGACGGTGTGGTAAAAAGGTGGAATATCCTTCGCGCGCCCGATGACGTGCTTGTTGAAGATACGGCCGCTCTCAATGAAGGAATCATGTGTGGAGCATTTTCACCGGATCAATCTAATTTGCTGATTGGAGATGTTTCTGGGGGAGTGCATCTTCTATCTAATAGTCCGTTCTGTCCAGACGATGCACCAGCATTCATTTTTAAAGAAAGCCCTCACTGTGTTGAGCAAGAACCGGATCCGGACTCTGGTGTTAGGGCTGCTCAGGATCTGGTTTCATCAGGGCAAATTGAAATTCACCCTGTGTTTGGGCCTGGCAAAGGCCCTCACTATAAGGGCCCGTTTGCTGCCTGGGCACGACCAATTGGAACGtcgccagaaccagaacgcGTGGCATCCACTCAACTCGCAGATTATTATACGGTACGACAGCTCTGTGGCATGCCCCCTCAGTATCGCGAGGGCTTGAAACCTGAAGCGcgggaagaagttgaagggCACATAACGCTTGCAACAGTACGCAACCAGATGCGTGGTCGGAACAAGAGGCGGAATCCAGAGGCTGTGGTTATTAAAACTGAGTGTGTTGATGAGCATGACTTCATTGATCTATGCAGTGATGAAGGTGTTGATGAACCCGCTTATAAGATTTCACCGAAACGCAGGCAGCCGGTTATATCGACACCTGACAGTGTTACTATTGAAGTCATAGATCTTACCGGTGACTCGGATATGGAGGATTTTGCAAGCTCGCAGACATCCTCTCTGAGATGCTCTAGACGCGGGGGTGGTTCGGTTCGTCCAGCTATTCTTGATGACCAtgagcttgaagatgacTACTGGTGGCCCGATAGCAGCACGATAAACCCAAACTTTTCTGAGTAA
- a CDS encoding uncharacterized protein (COG:S;~EggNog:ENOG410PQCR;~InterPro:IPR039163,IPR019008;~PFAM:PF09430;~SECRETED:SignalP(1-19);~TransMembrane:1 (n7-14c19/20o177-195i)) — MHLMNPLSLLLLLITPALSDLTLTIPPSPLLPNPHSLPADTHATLTSTTLAKPMKAPLTRSATFVFSRVASSEYKISQRDDLSGSYLLDIRSSEYVFSPLRVDLDERGYVKGVWETFRGNEWGNRGDEKYLRPANVQVRSGHGDSGGVVVALKVVARKGFYEVRQTFSPLSLFKNPMILLALVALGFTFGMPKLMENMDPEMREEFEKQSRASPMAGAQNAMAGGGPANFDLAGWMAGAAPRAQPVPVSSGPGAATGRENKGGARRR, encoded by the exons ATGCATCTTATGAATCCGCTCTCTCTCTTACTACTCTTAATAACGCCGGCCCTCTCAGACTTAACACTCACCATTCCGCCCTCCCCGCTcctcccaaaccctcatTCCTTGCCCGCCGACACCCATGCAACACTCACCTCGACAACCCTCGCAAAACCCATGAAAGCACCCCTTACCCGCTCCGCAACATTTGTCTTCTCTAGGGTCGCTTCTTCTGAATACAAGATTTCCCAAAGAGACGACCTCTCGGGTTCGTACCTACTCGATATTCGATCGTCGGAATATGTTTTTTCACCGTTAAGAGTTGATCTTGACGAGAGAGGGTATGTGAAGGGTGTTTGGGAGACATTCCGGGGCAATGAGTGGGGCAATCGCGGAGATGAGAAGTACCTGAGGCCCGCGAATGTGCAAGTTCGTAGCGGGCATGGGGATTCCGGTGGTGTGGTGGTTGCCTTGAAGGTTGTTGCGAGGAAGGGATTCTATGAAGTTCGACAGACTT TCTCGCCGCTGTCGCTATTCAAAAACCCCATGATTTTGCTTGCGCTTGTTGCGCTGGGATTTACCTTCGGAATGCCCAAGCTCATGGAAAACA TGGACCCCGAAATGCGTGAGGAATTTGAGAAACAGTCTCGCGCGTCGCCTATGGCTGGTGCGCAGAATGCAatggctggtggtggtcccGCAAACTTCGATCTTGCAGGGTGGATGGCTGGAGCTGCGCCCAGAGCACAACCTGTTCCGGTGTCTTCTGGTCCTGGTGCGGCGACTGGGAGGGAAAATAAGGGAGGAGCGCGGAGGAGGTAA
- a CDS encoding uncharacterized protein (COG:S;~EggNog:ENOG410PS4X;~InterPro:IPR036020,IPR001202;~PFAM:PF00397;~go_function: GO:0005515 - protein binding [Evidence IEA]) has translation MSFAPPPGPPPPSVPEGWTTQFDDTYKQWFFINLTTGKSQWEPPQSTPAPTPQAPAQAPIPASEQPHADQPGAPPPSYEESGPGNPSTVADAEDFGKKKANYFSSNNPYNGEPASGPGASGASAKDTTESDAALAARLQAEEDARSSSTGPGTAAGYYDNDTPHSPTSSFPAGDRDKGKDKKKGFFSKLMGKASSSQGYSSRPPAAYGGYRPSQPGYGAPSPGPGYGAPGGFYPPQQGYGPGPGYGAGYGPQPVYGYPQQPYYGGGMQPQRRPGGGGMGMAGAAALGVGGGLLGGALLADAIDDHHDHDDYGGDYGGGGGDDFGGGDF, from the exons ATGTCGTTCGCCCCGCCGCCTGgaccccctcctccttctgtCCCGGAGGGGTGGACAACACAGTTCGACGATACATATAAGCAATG GTTTTTCATCAACCTGACCACAGGCAAATCCCAATGGGAGCCACCCCAATCCACCCCAGCACCTACACCACAAGCCCCAGCACAAGCCCCAATACCCGCGTCAGAGCAACCACACGCAGATCAACCAGGCGCACCGCCGCCCTCATATGAAGAATCTGGGCCCGGCAATCCATCCACCGTCGCCGACGCTGAAGACTTTGGCAAGAAAAAGGCCAATTACTTCTCATCAAACAATCCATACAACGGCGAACCGGCTTCCGGCCCGGGAGCATCTGGAGCAAGCGCCAAAGACACCACCGAAAGCGACGCCGCGCTAGCAGCGCGGCTGcaagccgaagaagacgcAAGGTCCAGTTCCACAGGGCCTGGCACGGCAGCAGGCTACTACGACAATGACACCCCACAttctccaacatcctcctTCCCAGCGGGGGACAGAGATAAAGGcaaagacaagaagaagggcttCTTCAGTAAGCTCATGGGCAAGGCTTCATCCAGTCAGGGATACTCCAGTCGCCCGCCGGCAGCGTATGGAGGATACCGCCCCTCTCAACCCGGATATGGCGCTCCCAGTCCTGGTCCTGGGTACGGGGCCCCCGGTGGATTTTACCCGCCCCAACAGGGATATGGACCTGGGCCTGGCTATGGCGCTGGATATGGGCCGCAGCCCGTTTACGGATACCCGCAGCAACCCTATTATGGCGGGGGGATGCAGCCGCAAAGACGGCCAGGTGGGggggggatggggatggctGGTGCGGCGGCGCTGGGTGTAGGAGGCGGGTTGCTTGGAGGTGCGCTCCTAGCAGATGCGATTGACGACCACCATGACCATGATGATTATGGAGGCGAttatggtggtggtggtggagatgaCTTTGGTGGAGGTGATTTTTAG
- a CDS encoding putative AMP-binding enzyme (COG:I;~EggNog:ENOG410PFW5;~InterPro:IPR042099,IPR000873,IPR020845;~PFAM:PF00501) produces the protein MFFSQERTHFVRAAELNQEPPKGKPYSVPVPGTKKDGRSPIYRAWNTPDELVKTLDPKVTTAHEIFESTANHSSKSDCLGWRPYDPVKKTWGQYQWMSYATVQKRRTEFGSGLVELHHKHNCAHPGQYGVGLWCQNRPEWQITDLACMSQSLYSVSIYDVLAADATEYIINHAELSCVVASLPHIPTLIKLKPVLPNLKIIVSLDSLDAGEQAGHSKRALLESMAADHDLTIYSMEEVEILGAAANRPCNPPKPSDIVTINYTSGTTGAPKGVVLTHENAVAATTGALVAIPQARNDTFPSYLPLAHIFERLIEHAALWSGARIGYFHGNVLELVDDLKLLKPTGFVSVPRLYSRFGSAIRAATIEAPGFRGTMSKHIVSAKTANLKNPDPSKATVKHALYDRIWAKKVAAAIGLENVKTMVSGSAPLDPSLHNFMRVAIGADFSQGYGLTETYAMASAQSSRDISSGNCGRVAPCTEVCLLSLPDMEYSVDDKPFPRGELLLRGPNVFKEYLKNPEETAKAVTEDGWFQTGDVAKIDDKGRIIIIDRRKNVLKLAQGEYISPERLEGIIMSELGYFAQAYVHGDSVQTFLVGIFGVQPDMFATFASKVLGRTIEPTDIATIQSVLQDGKIKKAVQKDLDRVAKKHKLAGYERVRNCSLMVEPFSVENNLLTPTLKLKRPPVVKKYRQLLDQLYEDANNEQSAPKAKL, from the exons ATGTTTTTCTCTCAGGAGCGAACTCACTTCGTCCGTGCGGCAGAGCTCAACCAGGAGCCTCCGAAAGGCAAGCCTTACTCTGTCCCTGTTCCCGGCACCAAGAAGGACGGACGCAGCCCGATATACCGTGCTTGGAATACACCGGACGAACTGGTGAAAACACTGGACCCCAAA GTCACCACTGCACACGAGATATTCGAGTCCACAGCGAACCATTCCTCCAAGTCCGATTGTCTCGGATGGCGCCCATATGATCCGGTGAAAAAGACATGGGGTCAGTATCAATGGATGAGTTATGCCACGGTCCAAAAACGGCGCACTGAATTTGGTTCCGGGTTGGTTGAATTACATCACAAGCACAATTGTGCGCACCCTGGGCAGTATGGTGTTGGCCTTTGGTGTCAGAATCGCCCGGAGTGGCAAATTACAG ACCTGGCATGTATGTCTCAGAGTTTATACTCGGTCTCGATCTACGATGTGCTCGCCGCCGATGCCACCGAatatatcatcaaccatGCCGAATTGAGCTGTGTTGTGGCTTCTCTACCTCATATTCCTACACTTATCAAGCTGAAACCGGTTTTGCCGAATCTGAAAATCATCGTGAGCTTGGACTCACTCGATGCGGGCGAGCAGGCGGGCCACTCCAAGCGCGCGCTTCTAGAGTCTATGGCTGCCGACCATGATCTGACGATCTACAGCATGGAAGAAGTTGAGATCTTGGGCGCTGCCGCTAACCGTCCTTGTAACCCCCCGAAACCCTCCGACATCGTCACTATCAATTATACTTCTGGTACTACTGGTGCTCCCAAGGGTGTGGTCCTGACCCATGAGAACGCAGTAGCAGCCACCACTGGTGCATTGGTGGCCATACCTCAGGCGCGAAATGATACCTTTCCGTCGTATCTTCCGTTGGCTCATATCTTTGAGCGTCTCATCGAACACGCGGCTCTTTGGTCCGGCGCTCGCATTGGTTACTTCCATGGAAACGTTCTCGAACTTGTTGACGATCTCAAGTTGCTCAAGCCCACTGGGTTTGTCTCTGTCCCTCGTCTATACAGCCGTTTTGGAAGCGCTATCCGCGCCGCGACCATCGAAGCCCCTGGATTCCGAGGAACTATGTCCAAACACATCGTTTCCGCCAAGACCGCAAACTTGAAAAACCCGGATCCCAGCAAAGCTACCGTGAAGCACGCTCTGTACGACCGGATCTGGGCCAAGAAGGTTGCCGCGGCCATCGGACTTGAAAATGTAAAGACAATGGTCTCCGGTTCTGCGCCCTTGGATCCGTCCCTGCACAACTTTATGCGAGTGGCCATTGGCGCCGATTTCTCCCAGGGTTATGGTTTGACCGAAACTTATGCCATGGCATCCGCGCAGTCTTCCAGGGATATTTCTTCTGGAAACTGTGGACGCGTCGCCCCTTGCACAGAGGTGTGCCTGCTGTCTCTGCCAGACATGGAATACTCAGTTGATGACAAACCTTTCCCTCGTGgcgagctcctccttcgtgGCCCCAATGTATTCAAGGAGTACTTGAAGAATCCCGAAGAGACGGCCAAGGCTGTCACCGAGGACGGGTGGTTTCAGACGGGTGACGTCGCCAAGATCGATGATAAGGGCCGTATCATCATTATTGACCGTCGTAAGAACGTTCTCAAGCTAGCGCAGGGAGAGTACATCTCGCCTGAGCGACTGGAAGGCATCATCATGTCGGAGTTGGGATATTTCGCGCAGGCCTACGTGCACGGCGACAGCGTGCAGACCTTCTTGGTCGGTATCTTTGGTGTGCAGCCCGATATGTTTGCTACATTTGCCTCCAAGGTACTTGGTCGGACCATCGAGCCCACCGATATCGCAACTATCCAGTCGGTCTTGCAAGATGGCAAAATCAAGAAAGCGGTGCAGAAGGACCTCGATCGTGTCGCGAAGAAACACAAGCTCGCGGGGTACGAGAGAGTAAGGAACTGCTCTCTGATGGTCGAACCTTTCTCAGTAGAGAATAACCTACTGACACCAAC TCTCAAACTCAAGCGTCCTCCTGTTGTAAAGAAGTATCGCCAGCTTCTGGACCAGTTATACGAGGATGCTAACAATGAGCAATCTGCACCTAAAGCTAAGTTGTAA
- a CDS encoding putative arginine transporter (COG:E;~EggNog:ENOG410PF8W;~InterPro:IPR004840,IPR004841,IPR004762;~PFAM:PF13520,PF00324;~TransMembrane:12 (i69-88o94-110i117-133o145-166i173-196o202-222i298-317o352-370i397-414o426-453i473-494o500-518i);~go_component: GO:0016020 - membrane [Evidence IEA];~go_component: GO:0016021 - integral component of membrane [Evidence IEA];~go_process: GO:0006865 - amino acid transport [Evidence IEA];~go_process: GO:0055085 - transmembrane transport [Evidence IEA]): MSSEYDFNADRAASQGKKEKMTNDGDVLVTATQPSSGLDDTDCEKHGASRESNPLPDLKRKLKSRHLQMIAIGGTIGTGLFISSGSAISSAGPVGALIAYMFIGTIVYSVMTALGEIATYLPIPGAFTSYATRLVDPSLGFAMGWIYWFSWAITFALELTATGLLIQFWNKDVNIAIFIGVFWIVITLLNMLPVSVFGELEFWFSSIKVLTVIGFMIFGIWMSSGGGKEGYLGFRYWVHPGPFVAYDGISPDSTAKFVGFWAVLIQAAFSYQGTELVGIAAGETENPRKTVPSAIRKAFFRILFFFVLTIFFIGILMPSDDDSLLNSSGNDANSSPFVIAAKRAGVSVLPDIINAVLLTVVLSAANSNVYSASRIMIGLAQEGFAPRWFKKTSKQGVPYYSVAFTSAFGLLGFMNVSDSGSTVFNWFLNISSVAGLISWASILGCHLAFMRALKARNISRDLLPYKALWQPWYSWYGLFFNILIILTQGFTAWIPKFDVTNFFIAYISLILFVVLYLGHKIIFRPAFVKPIEADIDTGRLALENEYWETTTSEKWYKRAYRAAFT; the protein is encoded by the exons ATGTCCTCCGAGTACGACTTCAACGCTGATCGGGCCGCGTCccaaggaaagaaggagaagatgacCAATGATGGCGACGTCCTGGTCACTGCCACACAGCCGTCTTCCGGCCTAGATGATACCGACTGCGAGAAGCATGGCGCCAGTCGCGAGTCGAATCCGCTACCAGACCTTAAGCGGAAGCTCAAAAGCAGGCATCTGCAAATGATTGCCATCG GTGGCACAATTGGTACTGGGCTGTTCATATCTTCCGGGTCAGCCATCTCGTCTGCAGGTCCCGTTGGCGCGTTGATCGCCTATATGTTTATCGGAACGATTGTCTACTCTGTGATGACGGCATTGGGGGAGATTGCCACCTACCTGCCCATTCCCGGAGCCTTTACTTCCTACGCTACTCGACTGGTTGATCCTAGCTTGGGTTTTGCTATGGGCTGGATCTACTGGTTCTCTTGGGCAATCACATTTGCTCTCGAACTCACAGCAACCGGTTTGCTTATACAGTTTTGGAATAAGGACGTCAATATCGCCATTTTCATCGGTGTCTTCTGGATTGTGATTACGCTTTTAAACATGCTTCCTGTTAGCGTCTTCGGTGAACTGGAGTTTTGGTTCTCCAGCATAAAGGTCCTTACTGTTATCGGTTTCATGATCTTTGGGATCTGGATGTCGTCAGGCGGGGGCAAAGAGGGATATCTCGGATTTCGCTACTGGGTACACCCGGGTCCCTTTGTGGCCTACGACGGGATATCCCCAGATTCGACGGCCAAGTTCGTTGGATTCTGGGCTGTTCTTATTCAAGCCGCTTTCTCCTACCAAGGAACCGAGTTGGTTGGTATTGCTGCCGGTGAAACCGAGAATCCTCGCAAGACTGTGCCGTCGGCCATCCGCAAGGCTTTTTTCCGTATTCTATTCTTCTTCGTGTTGACGATTTTcttcatcggcatcctcATGCCGTCCGACGACGACTCGCTTTTGAACTCAAGTGGAAACGATGCTAACTCGTCACCGTTCGTCATTGCAGCAAAACGTGCAGGGGTCTCTGTGTTGCCAGACATCATCAATGCGGTTCTCCTGACGGTGGTGCTTTCAGCTGCCAATTCCAATGTCTACAGTGCCAGTCGAATTATGATTGGTCTCGCCCAGGAGGGTTTCGCTCCACGTTGGTTTAAGAAAACCTCAAAGCAGGGTGTCCCGTACTATAGTGTTGCGTTTACTTCTGCATTTGGCCTGCTTGGCTTCATGAATGTTTCGGACTCCGGTAGCACCGTGTTCAACTGGTTCCTGAACATCTCTAGTGTTGCCGGTTTGATTTCCTGGGCATCCATCTTGGGATGCCATTTGGCCTTCATGCGTGCCCTGAAAGCCCGCAATATCTCTCGCGATCTTCTCCCTTATAAGGCACTATGGCAGCCATGGTACTCATGGTAcgggctcttcttcaacattcTAATTATATTGACCCAAGGATTCACTGCGTGGATACCAAAGTTCGATGTGACAAACTTTTTCATTGCCTACATCAGTCTGATCCTCTTCGTGGTGCTTTATCTTGGCCACAAGATCATCTTCCGGCCCGCGTTTGTTAAGCCGATCGAAGCAGACATTGATACCGGCCGCCTTGCTTTGGAGAACGAATACTGGGAGACCACGACTTCAGAGAAGTGGTATAAACGGGCTTATCGAGCGGCCTTTACATAG